The Polynucleobacter sp. MWH-UH2A DNA segment GAGGGCTCTTCCTGAGGGACCGGTGTCTCTTAACCTCAAAGATAATCGCATGGTAGTTCAGAGCGGCAAAAGCCGCTTCTCTTTGCAAACATTGTCTGCGACCGAGTTTCCGATAATGCAAAGCGTGGGCGAGGTGACTGCTGCCTGGAAGATGACGCAAAAAAGCTTTCGTCAAATCATTAGTCAAGTGCACTTTTCAATGGCTCAGCAAGATATTCGTTACTACTTAAATGGAATGTTGTTGGTTGTTGAGGGTAAAGAGGTGGTTGCGGTTGCGACAGATGGTCATCGTCTGGCCTTTTCTCAAGTTCAACTTGCGGAAGCGCCCTCAGGCTCTGGTCAGCGTCAGGAAATCATCATTCCTCGTAAAACAATACTTGAGTGCCAACATTTGCTTGAAGACTCGGATGAATCGTTGGAGATTAGTTTGACCGCTAATCAAGTGAAGTTTACCTTTGGTGATATTGAGCTTATTTCCAAGTTAGTTGAAGGCAAGTTCCCAGACTTTCAAAGAGTGATTCCAAAAGGTCACAAAAACTCACTAGTGGTTGGTCGAGATGTATTGCAAGCGGCCTTACAGCGCGCTGCTATTTTGACGACGGATAAATTTAAAGGAGTTCGTTTTTCTTTATCCCCAAATCGAATTACTGTTCAATCGACCAACGCTGAACAAGAAGAGGCGCAAGAGGAAATTGAAACGGAATATAGCGGTGACGCTGTAGAGATTGGTTTTAATGTGAGCTACTTGTTGGATGTGCTGACAAATTTGAAGAATGAAAAAATTCAAATTAGCTTGGGTGATGCTAACAGCAGTGCGGTAATTACATTGCCAGGATCAGAAGACTTTAAGTATGTAGTAATGCCAATGCGCATTTAATGTAAAAGAAAATGACTGAAGAAAAAAAAGCAGTAGAGCAGTATGGTGCAGCATCGATTCAAATCTTAGAAGGTCTTGAAGCTGTTCGTAAACGTCCCGGTATGTACATCGGAGATACCTCTGATGGAACAGGCTTGCACCATCTTGTTTTTGAGGTTTTAGACAACTCCATTGACGAAGCTCTGGCAGGGTACTGTTCTGAAATCACAGTTGTTATTCAAACAGACAACTCTATTTCGATTGTTGATAACGGCCGCGGTGTTCCAACCGGTATTAAATACGACGACAAACACGAACCAAAAAGAAGTGCAGCAGAAATCGTAATGACCGAACTGCATGCTGGCGGTAAGTTCGACCAAAACAGTTATAAAGTTTCTGGTGGTCTACATGGTGTGGGTGTGAGTTGTGTAAACGCACTTTCTAAATGGTTGAAGTTGACTATTCGTCGCGATGGAAAAACCCATTACATGGAGTTTGCTCGCGGGGTAATACAAAATCGTAATATTCAAGAAGAGAATGGTGTTGCTATTTCCCCGATTACTGTAACGGGTGATACTGAGCTGTCAGGCACAGAGGTGCACTTCTTAGCCGACGAAGAAATATTTGGAAACATTGAGTTTCATTATGAAGTTTTAGTAAAGCGTATTCGCGAACTCTCATTCTTAAATAACGGCGTACACATCAAACTGATCGATCAACGCACTGGTCAGGAAGAAGATTTTGCTTTCTCAGGCGGTGTGCGCGGTTTTGTTGAATACATTAACCAAACTAAAAATGTTTTACACCCTAATATTTTTTACGCTGAGGGCGTACGTCCTTCAGATCTAGGTGGTCAGATCACCGCTGAAGTATCTATGCAGTGGAATGATAGTTTTAGTGAACAGGTTTTATGTTTTACCAATAACATTCCACAGCGTGATGGCGGCACCCATTTAACAGGCTTGCGCGCTGCGATGACTCGCGTCATCAATAAATATATTGATGAAAATGAAGTTGCCAAAAAGGCCAAGGTAGAAATTTCTGGCGATGATATGCGTGAAGGCTTAGCCTGCGTATTGTCCGTAAAAGTGCCAGAGCCAAAATTCTCCAGCCAAACAAAAGACAAGCTGGTATCAAGCGAAGTTCGTGGGCCGGTTGAAGAAATTGTTGCGGAAGCATTAAGCGCTTACTTACAAGAGCGTCCTGCCGACGCAAAAATTCTTTGCGGAAAAATTGTAGACGCTGCTCGCGCCCGTGAGGCGGCTCGTAAAGCGCGCGACATGACACGACGCAAGGGCGCTTTAGATGGGTTAGGCTTGCCAGGTAAGCTTGCTGATTGCCAAGAAAAAGATCCTGCGAAGTCAGAACTATTTATTGTCGAGGGCGACTCCGCGGGAGGCTCTGCTAAACAGGGCCGCGACCGTCGTTTTCAGGCAATTCTTCCTTTAAAAGGAAAAATTCTGAACGTAGAGAAGGCTCGGTTTGACAAGATGCTCACCAGCCAAGAGGTGGTGACATTAATTACGGTTTTAGGTACCGGTATTGGTGTTGAAGAATACAAAGCCGATAAATTGCGCTA contains these protein-coding regions:
- the dnaN gene encoding DNA polymerase III subunit beta; the protein is MQLVNTSRDSLLKPLQVVSGIVERRHTLPILANLLFKKSGEKVSFVSTDIEIQITTNANFGVGSEDVTTTVAARKLLDILRALPEGPVSLNLKDNRMVVQSGKSRFSLQTLSATEFPIMQSVGEVTAAWKMTQKSFRQIISQVHFSMAQQDIRYYLNGMLLVVEGKEVVAVATDGHRLAFSQVQLAEAPSGSGQRQEIIIPRKTILECQHLLEDSDESLEISLTANQVKFTFGDIELISKLVEGKFPDFQRVIPKGHKNSLVVGRDVLQAALQRAAILTTDKFKGVRFSLSPNRITVQSTNAEQEEAQEEIETEYSGDAVEIGFNVSYLLDVLTNLKNEKIQISLGDANSSAVITLPGSEDFKYVVMPMRI
- the gyrB gene encoding DNA topoisomerase (ATP-hydrolyzing) subunit B, producing MTEEKKAVEQYGAASIQILEGLEAVRKRPGMYIGDTSDGTGLHHLVFEVLDNSIDEALAGYCSEITVVIQTDNSISIVDNGRGVPTGIKYDDKHEPKRSAAEIVMTELHAGGKFDQNSYKVSGGLHGVGVSCVNALSKWLKLTIRRDGKTHYMEFARGVIQNRNIQEENGVAISPITVTGDTELSGTEVHFLADEEIFGNIEFHYEVLVKRIRELSFLNNGVHIKLIDQRTGQEEDFAFSGGVRGFVEYINQTKNVLHPNIFYAEGVRPSDLGGQITAEVSMQWNDSFSEQVLCFTNNIPQRDGGTHLTGLRAAMTRVINKYIDENEVAKKAKVEISGDDMREGLACVLSVKVPEPKFSSQTKDKLVSSEVRGPVEEIVAEALSAYLQERPADAKILCGKIVDAARAREAARKARDMTRRKGALDGLGLPGKLADCQEKDPAKSELFIVEGDSAGGSAKQGRDRRFQAILPLKGKILNVEKARFDKMLTSQEVVTLITVLGTGIGVEEYKADKLRYHRIIIMTDADVDGSHIRTLLLTFFYRQMPELIERGHIYIAQPPLYKVKFGKSEQYIKDDTELNQLLLKIAMETASLQTPGGEVIEGEALNELAKHYQVIQSIVDRLSRTIDEDALRAIASGTQLNLDTEKAANESADRLRTALADPSNPLALAPEIIVQKEDRTERFRLLLSRRIHGNLKLSTINSDFVHGDDYQSLANAAAVLSGKVLAGTKVRRGDPDKNLKEQTINDFRGAFSWLLSEAERVLSRQRYKGLGEMNPSQLWETTMDADSRTLLQVKIEDAIAADQVFTTLMGDEVEPRRAFIEKNALIARNLDV